One genomic window of Sphingomonas sp. C3-2 includes the following:
- a CDS encoding N-acetyltransferase family protein — protein sequence MIRIRPAEARDAQQIAAIYMPFVTTTAISFESTPPSPEEMVRRMTEHNGYYPWLVATTEDNDAVMGYAYAGPFRDRPAYRYIVETSIYLGGNVQRGQGYGRLLYSALIETLTKQDFTQAISVLSLPNEYSIHLHESLGFRRAGVFREIGFKNSQWYDVGIWQRELTEAQTPPVDPRPFSEVGMVGPV from the coding sequence ATGATCCGTATCCGCCCGGCCGAAGCCCGGGACGCACAGCAGATCGCCGCGATCTACATGCCGTTCGTCACCACCACCGCCATCTCGTTCGAATCCACGCCCCCCTCACCCGAGGAAATGGTGCGGCGGATGACCGAGCATAACGGCTATTATCCCTGGCTCGTCGCCACCACCGAGGATAATGACGCGGTCATGGGCTATGCCTATGCTGGACCGTTCCGCGATCGCCCCGCCTATCGCTATATCGTCGAAACCTCGATCTATCTCGGCGGCAATGTCCAGCGCGGCCAGGGCTATGGCCGACTGCTCTATTCGGCGCTCATCGAAACGCTCACCAAGCAGGATTTCACCCAGGCGATCTCGGTGCTCTCGCTGCCCAACGAATACAGCATCCACCTCCATGAATCGCTCGGCTTCCGCCGCGCGGGCGTGTTCCGCGAAATCGGCTTCAAGAACAGCCAGTGGTACGATGTCGGTATCTGGCAGCGCGAACTGACCGAAGCCCAGACCCCGCCCGTCGATCCCCGCCCCTTCTCCGAAGTCGGCATGGTCGGCCCGGTCTGA
- a CDS encoding GNAT family N-acetyltransferase, with translation MSEYSWRPMRADDVDGVVAVAASAFPDHFEARACFAERVALFPQACFVLASDDDVKGYLIAYPWPLGAIPPLDSLLGTLPEARDVWYLHDLALHPEMRGQGHARPIVERLASEAAAAGVMKIALVSVNDSVPFWSSMGFAPVTGDPAIARKLQSYGDDSTYMVRQL, from the coding sequence ATGAGTGAATATAGCTGGCGCCCGATGCGGGCGGACGATGTCGATGGAGTGGTGGCAGTGGCCGCCTCCGCCTTTCCCGATCATTTTGAGGCGCGCGCCTGTTTCGCAGAGCGCGTTGCGTTGTTCCCGCAAGCGTGTTTCGTGCTTGCGAGCGACGACGACGTGAAGGGCTATCTTATCGCCTATCCTTGGCCGCTAGGGGCGATTCCGCCGCTCGACAGTCTGCTGGGCACGCTGCCCGAGGCACGCGACGTCTGGTATCTGCACGATCTGGCGCTGCACCCCGAGATGCGCGGGCAGGGCCATGCACGGCCGATCGTCGAGCGTCTTGCCAGTGAAGCGGCAGCGGCGGGTGTTATGAAGATCGCGCTTGTCTCGGTAAACGATTCGGTCCCCTTCTGGAGCAGCATGGGCTTTGCGCCAGTGACCGGAGATCCGGCCATCGCGCGTAAGCTTCAGAGCTACGGCGACGATTCGACCTATATGGTGCGGCAACTCTGA
- a CDS encoding trimeric intracellular cation channel family protein: MAEVHVGFLLQWLDLLGVAVFAASGALAAAHKQQTVVTFAFFALVTGVGGGTVRDLLIDAPVFWVHDSNYLAACLVTALLVWITPKKIWSPKALDWFDAAGLSAYAVFGVAKSLSFGIDPLPAIMMGVFTACVGGIIRDVLANEPSIVIRPELYVTAAALAAVLFAVLVMLGVDEPAAAVLAAVAGFVLRGLAIVRQWHLPAYRG, encoded by the coding sequence GCAGTGGCTCGACCTGCTCGGTGTCGCCGTGTTCGCGGCGTCCGGCGCGCTGGCGGCCGCGCACAAGCAGCAGACGGTGGTGACCTTCGCCTTTTTCGCGTTGGTGACCGGTGTGGGCGGCGGCACGGTGCGCGACCTTCTGATTGATGCGCCGGTATTCTGGGTGCATGATTCCAATTATCTGGCGGCCTGCCTTGTCACCGCGCTGCTCGTCTGGATCACCCCGAAAAAGATCTGGAGCCCCAAGGCGCTCGACTGGTTCGATGCGGCGGGGCTGTCGGCCTATGCGGTGTTCGGCGTCGCCAAGTCGCTGTCGTTCGGCATTGACCCTTTACCCGCGATCATGATGGGGGTGTTCACGGCCTGTGTCGGCGGGATCATTCGCGACGTGCTGGCCAATGAACCGTCGATCGTGATCCGCCCCGAACTCTATGTGACGGCCGCCGCGCTGGCAGCGGTGCTGTTCGCGGTGCTCGTGATGCTGGGTGTCGACGAACCCGCTGCAGCCGTGCTGGCGGCGGTGGCGGGTTTCGTGCTGCGCGGGCTGGCGATCGTGCGGCAGTGGCATTTGCCCGCCTATCGCGGCTAA